gttgttttatttttattgttattactttcttcttttttttttggtgctTTAATATAGGTTAAACTGAAAAGAAAGGTAGAGATTTCAATCTTCTAGTAATGAATGTGGATTTGGATTGTGTTTTATTAATGGGTAAAAATAAATTGGCAAAACTTATAGATTTAGCTAAAAAGGATAGGGCAAACTGCATATAAAGACTGCGTCTTAAGATCAAAGGGGTCAAACTAGTTAATTTAAAGCAACCTAAAAAGGATGAGGCAGATTGCAAAAGTCAGCCTCATGTCAGCACCGTGTCAAAACAGTGGCATGGGAACAGCACATTAAATCGGATTTGTTGAAAGCTAGTTACTTTTAATTGGAGAAAGCGAAGATGGTtaccaaaaaaaagaaattaaaacaaaGTCGATTATCTCTTAAATAGATGTATCGTACAAATAGATTATCCTAGGCTCCTAGCAATCTTACAGTGTTCATGACTAACACATTAGTTATTTACAGCaattttaaacaacataaaagtgtTTGTGGTTCAACCCTGCCCGtactaaactaaaataaaattcaattatGTCTGCTAAATGTCACTCATTTTACCACCTATAATTACAATTATAAAGAAAATGCATTTAGGGCTGAAGCACAAACCAGTCATGAACTGTTCCAATTAGCCCTCGATCATAAATAATCTTCAACTTAGAAGACGCATTTACTGGAGCAACATTCATCACCCAAACATCTTTGTCCTTGAGAGCAGCAGCAAATCCACCAAGATTTGAGTTCATATCCATCACATTTCTAATGGAATTCTTCTGTATAACAGATCTCATCTGCTTCCAATACTCAATCACTCTCTGATACCATGTGTTCTGCATCACATCATGAACATAGACCATATAACAACCAACTATCAGCATATGGGGAACATCAGCTTGTTTATTGCATATAGATACTTACAGTGTCTTCCTCATATTGATCGGGGCTAACACCAATTTCATCAAGGCGAGGAGGAGGCCCGGTAAGCCTACTTGGCCAAGGTTGAAGTCCACTTCCTTTTCCTTTGTGCATCTCTGTAGCATAGAAAGAATCAATTACATCATCTGCACATCTAAATTAATACTAACACTGGCTCATTTAATCAAAATATATCAGAAGGGGATCATCTTTTATGAGCTAAATCATTGACCATCAACTATTCAGAAATCAAGAGAATTATGATGATCTATGTATTTGATTGATAAAACTTTTGTTAGGTATGCAGGTGAAAAAACCATAAAGGTTCAATGTACACCAAATCCATATTGgatttagtttttcattttgcTAAACGTTAGGCACAACAAAATATCACATACTAGTAGAATATGGAGTAATGCATGGCTTCATCTGCACATCCCAACTCACATCTGGATCATCAACTGAACTGCATAGAGGAGGGTTGGTTCCAGGTGCTCTCTTAAGGTAACAGCTATTACTTATCGATTTGGCCCAGATAACAGTCTGATCTCTCCTTGAAACAACTCTCCAACACATCCTTCTCAATAGGTCATGCATGGCATTCCATATTCTCCTATTTTCAGCATCATGTGCATACGCTTCCGGTGAAGAATACACAAAATAACCTCCCGGTCTAAGCAATCTATCCAATTCCAAAAGCAAAAGCCCATCCCTCTGAAGCCAATCTATCCTACAACGAGAACAATGAGCCATTTCAAACGATCTGCTTGGGTAAGGGAGTCTTTTAGTACCCAACACTCCTAACGTTGACGGAATCCCACGTTCAAGTGCAAACTGAATTTGATTCTGATGTACATCGTTTGGTGCAAGTGACATGGCTATAATACCTAACGGCAAAAGATAAGCCCCGAAACTCGCAACCCCACAACCTACATCAAGAACAGTTCGAATATTTCCACCATTGTTGAGTTTATCTCCAGGTATCTTGAGCATCTACACAACCATGACAGTTATACAACTTAATCACACATAATGGTGTCCCAACTTGCTAAAACAGTAACTACAAAAAAGCAATAAAAGTGACATCAAGAAATAACCTACCGACGCAATTGAAGCAATGTACTTATCAGCACCATTATGAAAATGAGTACCACCACCAGGAAACCTTATCTTTTCTCCCACCACATTCATCCAATTCTGATCAGACTTCTCCTGAGCAAGATGCGTATGTGGTATATTCGCCTTCCATACCTCATCTCTACTCTCCGGCCACCTTATTGGAAGCTGGAATGTGGcaaacaaacacacacttaAACCAAGAAACTACAGCACAATCCTATGTCTACTTACTCAAATCACAAACTAAGGTAAAgtttcattcaaaaaaaaaaagtcactttCATCGTTTTCTTGTTTTCACGTTGATTCACCAAACGTGTAAACAACGATCAGTATCCGAATCCTTCCTACACATTCTACCATAACAAACTAACCACTATTATCCGGTATTCGTAAACTAACCTTATATCCAACAGGAGGCGGAATAAGGCAATTAAACCGCCTTTGCGCAGGGGGACAATGCCGCTCGTAATGTTCCATTAAACTCAAATTAAGCTTCAATTTAGACTGATATATAAAATGCCTATCCAAACAAGGTATCAACTCTGAATACTTCATATCACaaacctatacatatattatttcaaATTCAATTAACATAAATTAATATCCATTTATAACTTCATTATAATAATcacattataatatatatacatatattatttcaaattcaattaacataaattaatcacattaattattaattatacttACAGGTAGAGATTTAGGAAGTTGAAGATGAggatcatcattatcatcatcaaataaTGTATCCAAATAATCATTATGACGTTTATTAGATAAATTGATTCCAATAATAGGATCCGTACCAGCATCATCACCTGGATTATAAACCGGTTCGGTTCGGGTCAAAACCGACCCGTTGTAGAAACAAATCAAACCTAGTAATATAATCAAACCTAATAGTACATTTTTCAGCGTTCTTTTACGGCGAATAAGGTCCGATACAGACGttgatttcattttatttatttattttttgttatggtTATAGATacagaaatatatatgtatacatatatagagaGTGAAAACCCTAGTAGTAAGTGTGTGAAATCATTTTATGGTGGTAGGAAGGAAGGAAGAAAGGAATCTGTTTGTTTTTGGAGTGGGAGTGAGTGATGTGGGAAGCCAGTTTTTTTctagatttgattatttttatttatttatttatggcaAGTTGTAAGAACAGCCAATGTGCGACGTCgttgtgtaattattttattttgattttttctttttacgtTGGAATTTGTAATTTGTAATCTAGTGTAACAAGGAtttcagtatttttttttttatttttactcgTATTTTGTAAACGTCGTGGTGTTAACCAAGTTAGTGTTAAAGTGTCCTCTCACCTTCAACACGTAGTAGGTAAAGAAACTCTCAATTAAACCGCCCGAAGGCATAAGGGACAAAATTTTACTCCTCTGTAGGACTCgaactttatttgtgaaattttttgaaatgtCTTTCTCATGTCTCAAACTCGAGACTTCTCGTATATGAACCATTGAACCATaattgaaagtaaaaaaaatatacatgatttttttcatgtctcgaactcaagatctttagaaaaccaaatatgTATTCATAGATTACCAAAGTATACAacatatacaaaaattaaagGGGCATGCTATTaacaatttctttcttttccttttggtCTATTGACCTTTAAGAAGGGCAAATGATAAACGAAATTCATCTCATTTGACCAAAcatttttaattatgttgttATTTTCATCAGACTTATcacatcaaaagaaaaaaaaaattgtttccaATGTTATTCATCCCTTTGGActcttttgtttgtttgttcatTTCCTTCCCTTTTTATGCATGACCAATTGCCCAATTATTTCCGTGATTGTAgttttcaactaatatatttataacctTTGTTATTTGAACCTCTTCAGTATTCAATGAGGAAAATAATATCATTGTTTTAAGAAGCCAAACATGGATAATAATGGATTTCAAATGAAAAgggtgatatatctacaacatattttagccatttacaacaaatatatatatattatatttcataatgtacaactgtataaaacATGCATTGTTGTAAATATCTTAAATAAtattgtagatttatcactccCTCAAATGAAACGGTCTCCAAAACCCTTATTATTTCAAACGTTATTATACCAATTGGTTTCCAAAACTCTACAGAGAAAGAGCCCAATACTTACAAGTTAgtcaaattaacaaaaaatcaaaatgaaaacgTAAACCTCAAAGATCAATGTTTGTTCTCTTTCAATCTTACAACAAAACAATATTTGTTCTCTTTCAATCTTACAACAAAACAATAGTAATAAATTTAATTACCCACCAAAACAAAACTGTTGAGAGTTCGATTGGAGTCTGAtttttgttgttcaaaaaaaatactcTTCTCCGTCCtatattaaatgttttattttgactttttgagtatttttcttttaagtttaaccataaatattattgtttgtgttatataacacttgacatagcataatatataaattgattgagttttaaatgtagttttcgttgatataactttcatcaactaatgtTAAAGTCggaaaaaaaaagacttgagcggtcaaaataggacaattaaaatgggacggaagaaataaatattaattagtcTGACTTTCAAGACTGTTATGCTTTGAATACGTAAAATGACTTCACTTAATAATCACATGATTTAGGCATCCCAAAAATTGAACCCGTATCTCTCAACTTCACATGCCAACCCAAACCGCATTGATAAAGGATGCCACCCTTTTCTCTATCTAAATTATCTGAATATTACTGGGCAGCTAAAACCACTAATTATGCTGACAACCACCGTAAAGGAGCTTCTGACCAGGCCCTACAGGTTCTATAACTAAGATTTTGAAGAGAGCTGATAGGGTCCAACTGTTATTCATCAATTGAAAACTAAATACATCAATAAAATCACGAGTTAAACCTGCCATTGACTCAATAAAGCTATCACGCAACAGATAAATCTATGTTTTATTTGATCATAAACCGGTCAGATAGACTTGTATAAAAACCTTCAGCTAAAGGAAGAATGGGTTTGAGTGTCACCCAAACTCTGTTATTAATGCATGCATTATCCAAAATGTTTGCATTCGAAGTTTTAAATAAGCAATTGGACAAGAAATGTTAATCCAACCTGCCACATAACCATCTTATATTTGAGATTATAACGCACCTATAACTTCATTGACGTGAATAACTATTAACTAAGCATTATGTTTACATGTAACTCTACATATCTAAATCGCCTTCTAGTAATGACATACGCTacaaaacaataaaactaaaaaggtaagaaaaaaaaaagttgcaaccAAAATGTGCTAATATAAATCATTTCAAGAATATCCATTGGTGGTTTTCGGCATCTTTTTCTTGAAGTTAGAGATGCTGCATTGAGGACATATGTATTCTAATCCATCTGTCTTTGCATAATCCTGCAGAAACCAACATTAGTGTCACATTTGACTCCTCAATATAAAGCTGATTCTGGCTGCATAGAATAAACTTGTTACCTTAAAGGCACCGAGACCCTGCCTTCTGTCACAGCCAAAATGAGCCCACTCACCACATACCCCACAGTTCACCCAATCCCCAGCTGCACTActgttataattttataaaaaaaaaaaaaaacagacatTGCATTAGCACGCATAAACACAAGTGCCTTACCAACAAAAGATACTAGAAACAGGATAATGTAACAACCTGTGACACAACAAACAGCATTCCCCATCTACATCATCATGTGCCAGTTCGTATTCCAAAAGATAGGTTTCATAGTGTCTCTTAAGTGTATTTCCAACACCCTATCAAATTGATGAATACACAAGTTAAAAATGATATCATACCAATGTAGATTACATCTCCATCAAGAAAATGAGAGATCACACATTTATATGTTCATGCAAAATACAGATAGGACATCCACaaacaaaaaatgttaaatcaGAGTGTATGATTGAGAAGACCAACAGTAACCAAAAGGGGCTTACTGTCATTCTATTTGTAATTGTGTGGTTCCTCATCTTTGAGAAAACCTGCCCTTTCCAATTAATTCCATTGCCAACATGAAAGCCACCTCTTGAAACCACCTACAAGAGGACAAAAAGGTAAATAATcctttatatgtttatataattggATAGACTAAAAAAAGTGTAGAATATGAGAACCCACCTCCCTATATAAATTGTAAAGATCCAAACGCTTTGCATTGAGTATCGCATCAGGAAACTCAGCAAGGCCGCCTTGAGGAATGAGACGATTATGTCCCCGCAGGATCAAAAATTGCATCACATCCTTCAGAAACTCCTCCTGAAAGAATATGAAAAGATGGAATTATCATATTTAGATTAAAATTGGAAATAAGTGTTTCAAGTAATTATACAAAGCTGAGGCATCATATTTTGGATTGTGACTAACCTCAGAACAAACATGTATTGGACTTCTATCACAACCATGTTTCTTCAAAGGAAGTGGATTTAGTGAAATTAGTTGTTTGGCCTGATATGTGCTTGATAATGATTTCCGATGCGTCACAGGAGCTAATCCACCACTATTGTGCTTGGTTGAAGGCACATATGAAACATTAGTCTTCACTTGTCCTCCAAACTCGTGTCCATTTGTCTCTGAAATACCAGCAAAGGGTCGAGATTCCAGGCGACGGACGTGTGGATATCGCATGATGACAACTTTTGGCTTCTGCCCAACACTTACATACCCGTTACCGGCCTCCATTCCCTTGTCTTCTTGTTTTCCAGTATGAACTGAACCATTACTACGACCCACTTCTTGGTTTGTAATATGACTTTCTCTACTTGGGAGAGGTTGTCTCACCCACAGgggaatggaaatgggagaACTACTCACATCTAAATGGATATTGTCTTCTAGTTCTCTAGAGAAGAAAATCAATCTTTTCGCATCATCTTTCTCAAATGAAGCGACAGCCAACCCCTGAACACCAGCCACACCAA
The Erigeron canadensis isolate Cc75 chromosome 2, C_canadensis_v1, whole genome shotgun sequence DNA segment above includes these coding regions:
- the LOC122588970 gene encoding probable methyltransferase PMT9 — its product is MKSTSVSDLIRRKRTLKNVLLGLIILLGLICFYNGSVLTRTEPVYNPGDDAGTDPIIGINLSNKRHNDYLDTLFDDDNDDPHLQLPKSLPVCDMKYSELIPCLDRHFIYQSKLKLNLSLMEHYERHCPPAQRRFNCLIPPPVGYKLPIRWPESRDEVWKANIPHTHLAQEKSDQNWMNVVGEKIRFPGGGTHFHNGADKYIASIASMLKIPGDKLNNGGNIRTVLDVGCGVASFGAYLLPLGIIAMSLAPNDVHQNQIQFALERGIPSTLGVLGTKRLPYPSRSFEMAHCSRCRIDWLQRDGLLLLELDRLLRPGGYFVYSSPEAYAHDAENRRIWNAMHDLLRRMCWRVVSRRDQTVIWAKSISNSCYLKRAPGTNPPLCSSVDDPDVSWDVQMKPCITPYSTKMHKGKGSGLQPWPSRLTGPPPRLDEIGVSPDQYEEDTNTWYQRVIEYWKQMRSVIQKNSIRNVMDMNSNLGGFAAALKDKDVWVMNVAPVNASSKLKIIYDRGLIGTVHDWCESFSTYPRTYDLLHAWRVFSEIEDRGCSVEDLLIEMDRMLRPEGFVIIRDKSSVVDHIRKFLGALRWDGYSLEVEPKTDALSLNEERVVIARKQLWGDDDEEEAARF